DNA sequence from the Deinococcus depolymerans genome:
TGACCACCGTGAAATTCTTCAGCAGCAGCGCCGGCCGCACCGCCACGACCGGCAGGGCGTTCGCGGCGCGGGTGGGCACGGCGCGCGGCGGGAACAGCACCGTCACCTCGGCCTGCCCGCGCGCCGCGAGCGTCCGCGCCCGCTTCAGGGCAGAGAGCAGGTCGTCCGTGTCGCTGGCATGCGCCGCGCCGCCCAGCGCGGCGAGCAGCAGGGCGGTTCCCAGCCGCGCGGCCCGCCTCACCAGCCCTCTCCCCAGGCGCTCTGGTAGGCGTCGTACGCCGCGCTGCTCGGCAGGGCCGGGGTGGGGCGCAGCACGGTCAGGCCCGCCACGACCGCCGCCGAGGCGAGCGCCGCCGACACCCACCCGGCCCGCCGGGTCCGCTGCTGCGCCTGCCGCGCACGGTGGCCCGTCAGGAACCGCCCGGCCGCGCCGTGATCCTCGGGCGTCAGGGTGCGGGCCTGCGCCAGCAGGGTGTCCAGGTCAGGGTCCGGCAGGTCATTCGGGTGGTCAGTCATGGGGGGTCACTCCGGCGCAGGTCAGCCACGCCCGCAGGGCCGCGCGGCCCCGATTGATGCGGCTCTTGACGGTGCCGAGTTCCGCGCCGGTCAGCGCGGCGATCTCGGCGTACTCCAGGCCCGACACCTCGCGCAGCGTCACCGCCTCGCGCTGCTCGGGCGGCAGGGTCCGCAGCGCCGCCGAGAGCTGCTCGCGGAGCTGCGTGACCTCGGCGGCGCGCGTCAGGTTCTGCGCGGAGGCGGGTTCCGGCGCGTCCTCCAGCGGCACGCTGGGACGGTGGCGGCCCAGGGTTTTCGTGCAGGCGTTCAGGGTGATGCGGTGCAGCCACGTGCTGAACTGCGCGTCTCCCCGGAAGCCCCGCAGGCCCCGGTGCGCGGCCACGAACACGTCCTGCACGACCTCGTCCGCCGCGCCCGGCCCGACGTTCAGCGCCGCCAGCCGGTGCACGGCCGGCGCGTGACGGGTCACGAGCACCTCGAAGGCCCGCTCGTCCCGCACGGCCAGCCGCGCGAGTTCCGGGTCAGACAGGGAATCCAGGGCGTCATTCAAGGTCACCTCACAGCTTAGAGGTCCCGTCACCTGGAAAAGTTCCGCCCGCCTGCCCCGCACCCCCCCCGGCTACACTGGGGGGCATGACGGCCCGTTCCCTCTCGCCTTCCGCCGAGGATTACCTCAAGCACCTGCTGCGCCTCGGGCAGACGGGCAAGGTCAGCACCCAGGCACTGGCCGACGCCCTGAACGTCGCGCCCGCCAGCGCCACCGGCATGCTGCGAAAA
Encoded proteins:
- a CDS encoding sigma-70 family RNA polymerase sigma factor — protein: MTLNDALDSLSDPELARLAVRDERAFEVLVTRHAPAVHRLAALNVGPGAADEVVQDVFVAAHRGLRGFRGDAQFSTWLHRITLNACTKTLGRHRPSVPLEDAPEPASAQNLTRAAEVTQLREQLSAALRTLPPEQREAVTLREVSGLEYAEIAALTGAELGTVKSRINRGRAALRAWLTCAGVTPHD